The Flavobacterium faecale genomic sequence CCGAGTTGTTTAGCTTTTAGAAGAATTCCAATTGTCCCCGTAACTTTTATTCCAGTATGTTTAGCGTGAAATCTTCCTAAAGATTCATCAAGAATAATTAAGTCAGCTTCTCTTTCAGTAGCCAAAACAATAGCTTCAGCTTCTCCTTTATCTAAATCTAAAAAATATGACAAAGACTTTTCATTACTTATTTTGTCGATTTTAATCCATTCAATTTTGGACAAATCAGTATATTATTCTTTGTTTTTCCCTGCTTCAATTTCATTTAACACTTCTTGAGGAATAATAATTTCGCCATACAATTCTTTAAAAATTTGGAGTTTACCAATTTTTAAAAGGGAAATAACAGGTATGGTATTCGAAACAACTTTAAGCATTTTGAAAATCTTCATTTAAATCTTCAACATTCAAAAATCCAACACTATATTTTGCTAATAACTCCAAAAACTCAATTCTCGACAATTGTAAAACTTTTGAGGCAGTTCCAGATGAAATTTTTCCCAATTCGAAAAGCTTTACAAGACCAGAAATTTTAATTTCTCTTCCAAATTCACTTTTACTCATTCTCATTGAGTTTGCTAAAGAGTCAGGGAATTCTATAGTTATGATTTGTGCCATCTTTTTTTAATTTAATATTCTAAATTTACTAAATTTTTCTGTTGATTTAGCTTTATGGTTGTGAATTCTCAGATTTTCTGACTGCTTTCGCCTACGTCAGGCTGTGAAAAACGGAGTTTATTTCACCGAAACATAAGTGAATAATTGAAA encodes the following:
- a CDS encoding DUF3368 domain-containing protein: MSKIEWIKIDKISNEKSLSYFLDLDKGEAEAIVLATEREADLIILDESLGRFHAKHTGIKVTGTIGILLKAKQLGYISELKPLLFELRTKNVWLSDSFIENALKLANEK
- a CDS encoding UPF0175 family protein produces the protein MAQIITIEFPDSLANSMRMSKSEFGREIKISGLVKLFELGKISSGTASKVLQLSRIEFLELLAKYSVGFLNVEDLNEDFQNA